From a region of the Paraburkholderia hospita genome:
- a CDS encoding TIGR00645 family protein, which yields MTAPRPTLSGQPRRMRLLPSVIFMSRWLQVPLYLGLIVAQGVYVVLFAKEVWHLVTHAMTLDETNIMLVVLGLIDVVMISNLLIMVIVGGYETFVSRLGLEGHPDEPEWLDHVNAGVLKVKLSMALIGISSIHLLKTFIDPDKHTQQAVMWQVIIHVTFLVSALVMAFVDRLTTHTHPEHFHEPAARGGAMPGKNTTISNSPEGV from the coding sequence ATGACCGCTCCGCGCCCCACTCTGTCCGGCCAGCCGCGCCGCATGCGCCTTCTGCCCTCCGTGATCTTCATGAGCCGCTGGCTGCAGGTGCCGCTGTATCTGGGCCTGATCGTCGCGCAAGGCGTCTACGTCGTATTGTTCGCGAAGGAAGTGTGGCACCTCGTCACGCACGCGATGACGCTCGACGAAACCAACATCATGCTCGTCGTGCTCGGCCTGATCGACGTGGTGATGATCTCGAACCTGCTGATCATGGTGATCGTCGGCGGGTATGAAACCTTTGTCTCGCGCCTCGGCCTGGAAGGTCATCCCGACGAGCCCGAATGGCTCGACCACGTGAACGCGGGCGTGCTGAAGGTGAAGCTGTCGATGGCGCTGATCGGCATCTCGTCGATTCATCTGCTGAAGACCTTCATCGACCCGGACAAGCACACGCAGCAGGCCGTGATGTGGCAGGTCATCATCCACGTCACGTTCCTCGTGTCCGCGCTGGTGATGGCATTCGTCGACCGGCTGACCACGCACACGCACCCGGAGCATTTTCACGAGCCCGCAGCCCGCGGCGGCGCGATGCCCGGCAAGAACACAACGATTTCCAACTCCCCTGAAGGCGTCTGA
- a CDS encoding DMT family transporter translates to MNRYSLFLIAAMLLVGSNVGIGKSIVAFVPVPLFALLRFVIAMAVLWPLLRVNKLRRVKAGEWLNLFLQALFGTFGFTLLMLNGVHRTSAVAAGVITSTIPAVVALFSWIFLKEKPDRRALASIALAIAGVVVINLAHAGAATGPSSESSFAGNLMVLGAVCCESLYVILSRRLTQTLAPIDICAYTHLFGLLLMLPLGVSSLFAFNYTSVPVGIWTLVLWYGLSASIFSFLLWMKGIRHVPGSLAGVFSAVLPVAAAIYGIVFLDERPTLAHGIALACVVAGIALASLKARRVPPVAS, encoded by the coding sequence TTGAACCGCTACTCACTGTTCCTCATCGCCGCAATGCTGCTCGTCGGCAGCAACGTCGGCATCGGCAAGTCGATTGTCGCGTTCGTTCCCGTTCCCCTCTTTGCCCTGCTGCGCTTCGTGATCGCCATGGCCGTGTTATGGCCGCTCCTGCGCGTGAACAAGCTGCGCCGCGTGAAAGCGGGCGAATGGCTCAACCTTTTCCTGCAGGCGCTGTTCGGCACATTCGGGTTTACGCTGCTGATGCTCAACGGCGTGCATCGAACCAGCGCCGTCGCGGCGGGTGTCATCACGAGCACGATTCCCGCCGTGGTTGCGCTGTTCTCGTGGATCTTCCTCAAGGAAAAGCCGGATCGCCGCGCGCTGGCGTCGATTGCGCTGGCGATCGCCGGCGTGGTCGTCATCAATCTCGCGCACGCGGGCGCCGCCACGGGCCCATCCAGCGAGAGTTCGTTCGCCGGCAACCTGATGGTGCTCGGCGCGGTTTGCTGCGAATCGCTCTATGTGATCCTGTCGCGCCGGCTCACGCAGACGCTCGCGCCCATCGACATCTGCGCGTACACACATCTGTTCGGCCTGTTGCTGATGCTGCCGCTCGGCGTGTCGTCGCTGTTCGCCTTCAATTACACGAGCGTACCCGTCGGCATCTGGACGCTGGTGTTGTGGTACGGCCTGTCGGCGAGCATCTTCTCGTTCTTGCTGTGGATGAAGGGCATCCGCCATGTGCCGGGCAGTCTCGCTGGCGTGTTCAGCGCGGTACTGCCCGTCGCCGCCGCGATCTACGGGATCGTGTTCCTCGACGAACGGCCGACGCTCGCGCATGGCATCGCGCTCGCCTGCGTGGTCGCGGGCATCGCTCTGGCGAGCCTGAAGGCACGGCGCGTGCCGCCCGTCGCTTCTTAG